The window TCCGACGCGGTGACCGACAACGGCCTCTCCCTGATGGAGATCCCGCCGGACCTGGACGCGTCCTTCCGGAAGTTCATCCCGCCCTTCGGCGCGGCCGGCAATCCGGTGGACATCACGGGCGGCGAGCCGCCGTCGACGTACGAGGCGACGATCCGGCTCGGTCTTGAGGACCCGCGGATCCACTCACTCGTCCTCGGCTACTGGCACACCATCGTGACCCCTCCCATGGTCTTCGCCGAGCTCACCGCGCGCGTGGTGGCCGAATTCAGGGAGCGCGGGATCGAGAAGCCCGTCGTGGCGTCGCTCGCGGGCGACGTCGAGGTCGAGGAGGCCTGCCAGTACCTCTACGAACACGGGGTCGTGGCATACCCGTACACGACCGAGAAGCCGGTGGCAGTGCTCGGCGCGAAGTACCGCTGGGCGCGTGCGGCGGGGCTGTTGTGATGCCACCGGCGTGCGGCGGGGCTGTTGTGACGCGGCGGCGCGCGGTGGGCGCTGTTGGGGGGCGGTTCATGACTTGACCCGGTGAAGGGGCGGGCCGACGGTGCGCGTCGGCCCGCCCCGGGACCCGTGCGCACACGAAAGGAATTGGACAGGGGGCGCTGGCCAGATCTTTCGACGCAAGGGGTGCATTCGCGAAATGACAACCACCGATCTGCCCACGACGGCGGCATACCGAGAGGTGGCCGACGCGAACGGACGCGTCTACCGCATCGGTGAGACCGACCTCGACATCATGGGCCGCAAACGCAAGTGGATGGTCATCCTGCCGTGGGTCGGCATGATGGGAATCAGCTCGGCCGAGTACGCCTTCGCGTCCGCCGAGGACACGCTGCACAGCGCGCACCACTGGACCGACGGTCACATCTTCTGGATGCTCGGCGTGTGGGTGTTCTTCCAGGCCGCGGTGGCCTTCCCCGCGGGCAAGCTCCGTGAGTCCGGCAAACTGCCCGCGCGCTGGGCGATGATGCTGGGCGCGGTCGGCACCCTGCTGGGCTACGTCTCCCTCGCCTTCGCGCCGCATGTGATCGTCGCGTACATCGGATTCGGCATGTTCAGCGGTATGGGCGCCGGCATGGTCTACGCGACCTGCGTGAACATGGTCGGCAAGTGGTATCCGGAGCGCAAGGGCGGCAAGACCGGCTTCGTCAACGGCGGTTTCGCCTACGGCTCGGTGCCCTTCGTGTTCATCTTCACCGGCTTCATGGACACCAGTAACTTCAAGTGGGTCCTGGTGTCCGTCGGTGTCTTCCTGGCCGCGGTGGTGGCCGTGGCCGGCTACTTCTTCCAGGACCCGCCGAAGAACTGGTGGCCCGCCGAGGTCGACCCGCTGAAGAAGCCCGACGACCCTCGGGCACGGCGCGCCATGGAGAAGAACCCGCCCGCCGTGAAGCAGTACACCCCCATGGAGGCTTGGAAGACGGGCCGGGTCGGGCTCATGTGGTTCTGTCTGCTCTGCACCTCGGGCGTGAACATCTTCGGTATCGCCTTCCAGGTGCCGTTCGGCAAGGAGGTCGGCTTCGCGGGCGGGATCGTGGCGACGGCGATGTCCATGAAGGCAATCGTCAACGGCACCGGACGTGGCGTCATCGGCTGGCTCTCCGACCGGTACGGCCGCAAGGAATGCCTGATCTTCGTCTGCATCGTGCTCGGTCTTTCCCAGTACGGAATCCTGTGGTCGGGCAACATCGGAAACCTGCCGCTGTTCCTGCTCTTCTCGTCCATCTCGGGATTCGGCGGCGGCGCGATCTTCCCGATGTTCGCGGCCATGACCGCCGACTACTTCGGTGAGAACAACAACGCGTCGAACTACGGGCTCGTCTACAGCTCCAAGCTGGTGTCCGGCCTGCTCGGCTCCGGCATGGGCGCCGTGGTGGTGGCGAACTGGGACTACGCCGGCGCGTTCATCCTGGCCGGTTCGATCTCCCTGTTCGCCGGCTGCATGGCTCTGTTCCTGCACCCGCCCGGGCGGCCCAAGGGCAAGCGCATCGAACCGAATCCGCAACCGCTCGGTGAGGAGATGGCCTGAACCGGTACGCACACGCATCGAGCCGGTGAGGGGATGCCCCCTCATGAACCCTGCGGCGCGGAACGGTGCCGCGCAGTGTCCGCCGCACACGTCC is drawn from Streptomyces liliifuscus and contains these coding sequences:
- a CDS encoding OFA family MFS transporter; translation: MTTTDLPTTAAYREVADANGRVYRIGETDLDIMGRKRKWMVILPWVGMMGISSAEYAFASAEDTLHSAHHWTDGHIFWMLGVWVFFQAAVAFPAGKLRESGKLPARWAMMLGAVGTLLGYVSLAFAPHVIVAYIGFGMFSGMGAGMVYATCVNMVGKWYPERKGGKTGFVNGGFAYGSVPFVFIFTGFMDTSNFKWVLVSVGVFLAAVVAVAGYFFQDPPKNWWPAEVDPLKKPDDPRARRAMEKNPPAVKQYTPMEAWKTGRVGLMWFCLLCTSGVNIFGIAFQVPFGKEVGFAGGIVATAMSMKAIVNGTGRGVIGWLSDRYGRKECLIFVCIVLGLSQYGILWSGNIGNLPLFLLFSSISGFGGGAIFPMFAAMTADYFGENNNASNYGLVYSSKLVSGLLGSGMGAVVVANWDYAGAFILAGSISLFAGCMALFLHPPGRPKGKRIEPNPQPLGEEMA